In Bactrocera oleae isolate idBacOlea1 chromosome 5, idBacOlea1, whole genome shotgun sequence, a genomic segment contains:
- the per gene encoding period circadian protein yields the protein MEGESTESTHNTKVSDSAYSNSCSNSQSQRSGSSKSRLSGSHSSGSSGYGGKPSTQASSSDMHIKRVKDKTRKKKKLKCSAQTNILENQDDVPNTSEPKSEEQITLGCDKAIAQCSRQKENKETSLLLEKETTEQTKSEISLQFPTPSPLSTATQQGGKSERTCESAPGKLESSGKAEKLKEESFCCVISMHDGIVLFTTPSITDVLGFPRDMWLGRSFIDFVHPKDRATFASQITTGIPIAESRNSAPKDARSTFCVMLRRYRGLKSGGYGVIGRPVSYEPFRLGLTFREAPEEARPDNNLVSNGTNMLLVICATPIKSSYIVPDEILSHKSPKFSIRHTATGLISHVDSAAVSTLGYLPQDLIGRSIFDFYHPEDLMVLKEIYETVMKKGQTAGASFCSKPYRFLIQNGCYILLETEWTSFVNPWSRKLEFVIGHHRVFQGPKHCNVFDSAPANKPKLSDEVRSRNMRIKDEILKLLEESISRPSDTVKQEVSRRCQALASFMETLMDEVTRTDLKLELPHENELTVSERDSVMLGEISPHHDYYDSKSSTETPPSYNQLNYNENLQRFFNSKPVTAPVEVDPMKNEQSYSISADARNTLSPVQCFEGSGGSGSSGNFTSGSHIHMSSITNTSNAGTGTSSGSAQLVTLTESLLNKHNDEMEKFMLKKHREARGRCGEKSKKATEKVMEYSGPGHGLKRGGSHSWEGDANKPKHSHTNVMDAQRDYVDHHNMATNSTSKAYGTLQTTLGETSFAGSYAAAGLSCTRNVNLWPPFSVGINTSHTSQTVAQSGFTPQHGIFPTFYYIPATAAAAAVAATQTQVKPNLADMPSTSAQALPLQYMTGVMYPHPSLFYTHPATAMMYQPMSFSNMANSLALSEQGNSASAFKTNQPVMLAPTPTKTQGAFHSITPAQFQRPSSQATSVKAEPGSNMAPSDSSKKGIADSPIPSVIGDYVSDQLNPNDLKPHTDSNANSDDMDGSSFSSFYSSFIKTTDGSDSPQENDKDGKHRKYKVQTDSKSMDNAEEDQTLHGDG from the exons ATGGAGGGCGAATCAACGGAATCTACACACAACACCAAAGTGTCAGACTCCGCATATTCCAACAGTTGCAGCAATTCGCAGTCGCAACGCAG CGGCAGTTCTAAATCACGTCTAAGCGGTAGTCACTCATCTGGCAGCAGCGGCTATGGCGGCAAACCATCAACGCAGGCGAGCAG CAGCGACATGCATATTAAACGCGTCAAAGATAAGACACGCAAGAAGAAGAAGTTGAAGTGTTCGGCACAAACGAATATTCTGGAAAATCAGGACGATGTCCCGAATACCAGTGAGCCAAAAAGTGAAGAGCAAATCACTTTAGGCTGCGACAAGGCAATCG CGCAATGTAGTCGCCAGAAGGAGAATAAAGAGACGTCATTATTGCTGGAAAAGGAGACAACCGAACAAACTAAATCGGAGATTTCATTGCAATTTCCTACACCATCACCGTTATCTA CTGCCACACAGCAAGGTGGAAAATCAGAGAGAACCTGCGAATCCGCACCAGGGAAATTGGAAAGCTCTGGCAAGGCGGAAAAACTTAAGGAG GAGAGCTTCTGCTGTGTGATATCGATGCATGATGGTATAGTGCTCTTCACAACGCCCAGCATTACCGATGTGCTTGGTTTTCCACGCGATATGTGGCTGGGACGTTCGTTCATAGATTTCGTACACCCCAAGGATCGCGCCACCTTTGCCAGTCAAATAACGACGGGCATACCAATTGCAGAGTCTCGCAATAGCGCTCCGAAAGATGCGCGCAGTACTTTTTGTGTGATGTTACGCCGTTATCGCGGTTTAAAATCTGGTGGTTATGGTGTCATCGGACGTCCGGTGAGTTATGAACCCTTCCGTTTGGGATTGACATTCCGTGAAGCACCCGAAGAAGCGCGTCCCGACAACAATCTCGTATCGAATGGTACGAATATGTTGCTAGTCATATGCGCCACGCCCATCAAGAGctcatatatag TGCCAGATGAGATACTCTCGCACAAAAGCCCTAAATTCTCCATACGTCACACAGCGACGGGTTTAATATCGCATGTGGACAGCGCCGCCGTATCCACATTGGGCTATTTACCACAAGATCTTATTGGACGTTCAATATTTGACTTTTATCATCCAGAAGATCTTATGGTATTAAAGGAGATCTACGAAACTGTTATGAAGAAAGGACAGACAGCAGGCGCTTCATTTTGTAGTAAACCGTATCGTTTTCTGATACAGAACGGCTGCTATATTTTGTTAGAAACAGAGTGGACCAGCTTTGTGAATCCGTGGTCGCGAAAATTGGAATTCGTTATAGGACACCATAGAGTGTTTCAAG GGCCCAAACACTGTAATGTTTTTGATTCGGCACCTGCTAATAAGCCGAAACTTTCGGATGAAGTACGCAGTCGGAATATGCGCATAAAAGATGAGATACTCAAACTACTGGAAGAGTCGATATCGAGACCATCGGATACTGTAAAGCAAGAGGTATCGCGACGTTGTCAAGCTTTAGCATCGTTTATGGAAACTCTAATGGACGAGGTGACGCGCACCGACCTTAAGCTCGAGCTACCACATGAAAATGAGTTGACAGTCTCCGAACGAGATTCGGTGATGTTGGGCGAGATTTCGCCACACCACGATTACTACGACAGCAAAAGTTCAACGGAAACGCCGCCCAGCTACAACCAACTGAATTATAATGAGAATTTGCAGCGTTTTTTTAACAGCAAGCCTGTTACCGCACCCGTCGAGGTCGACCCAATGAAGAATGAACAGTCCTACAGTATTTCGGCTGATGCACGAAACACGCTCAGTCCGGTGCAGTGTTTCGAAGGCAGCGGCGGTAGTGGGTCCTCGGGAAATTTTACATCTGGCAGCCACATACACATGAGTAGCATTACAAATACCAGCAATGCCGGTACCGGTACGTCATCGGGCAGTGCACAGTTGGTCACGTTAACCGAATCGCTATTAAATAAACATAACGACGAAATGGAGAAATTCATGCTGAAGAAACATCGCGAGGCACGCGGTCGTTGCGGCGAGAAGAGTAAGAAGGCAACCGAAAAGGTAATGGAGTATAGTGGGCCGGGGCATGGTCTTAAGCGCGGCGGTTCGCATTCATGGGAAGGAGATGCCAACAAACCGAAACATTCGCATACTAATGTTATGGATGCGCAACGCGATTACGTGGATCACCACAATATGGCGACAAATTCGACAAGCAAAGCGTACGGCACGCTACAAACGACACTGGGCGAAACATCGTTTGCCGGTTCGTATGCAGCAGCCGGTCTTTCCTGCACACGCAACGTCAACCTTTGGCCACCGTTCTCGGTTGGCATCAACACCTCGCACACATCGCAGACGGTGGCGCAAAGCGGATTCACACCGCAACACGGCATCTTCCCGACATTCTACTACATACCAGCGACCGCAGCGGCTGCTGCTGTTGCCGCCACACAGACGCAAGTCAAACCCAATTTGGCCGACATGCCGAGCACGTCGGCACAAGCTCTGCCACTGCAATATATGACTGGCGTTATGTACCCACACCCCTCACTCTTCTATACGCATCCGGCGACAGCCATGATGTACCAGCCCATGTCCTTTTCAAATATGGCCAATTCTTTGGCGTTGTCGGAACAAGGCAATAGTGCGAGCGCTTTCAAAACT AATCAACCTGTTATGCTAGCGCCGACGCCAACGAAGACGCAAGGCGCTTTCCACTCGATCACACCCGCGCAATTTCAACGGCCATCTTCGCAAGCGACGTCGGTAAAAGCCGAACCCGGCTCTAATATG GCGCCTTCGGATTCATCGAAAAAGGGTATTGCTGACTCTCCAATTCCATCGGTTATCGGCGATTATGTGTCGGATCAACTCAATCCAAATGATCTGAAG ccCCACACGGATAGCAATGCTAACAGCGACGACATGGATGGTTCCAGCTTCTCATCTTTTTACTCCTCTTTCATAAAAACCACCGACGGATCGGACAGTCCACAAGAAAACGATAAAGATGGAAAACATCGAAAATATAAG